Proteins from a single region of Psilocybe cubensis strain MGC-MH-2018 chromosome 3, whole genome shotgun sequence:
- a CDS encoding asparagine synthetase: protein MSGPFVYVPPVNPVNYPPSPVHYHNSPYLASFYTDPNSPFIPPLSLSGNASPYQSPNTLNSPLPTVLTPNAVPFPASSSGSAFAPENPWNRERRVSWNGSVAAPTVPNSSWLQPPMYHYRRRSDAAAFPFQQPVDWTSLSPYAPYRTELVQQSFIHPLLNAEDRRNDLILDMSCPSFAPMRNIGNNQTAPITPEELNQLAFYPQAYGAHIYCELIPDLPIDIRYRPLPGYSPIAPPLKVGDILAAIWNDMQLGISQEMWASLDENRELMISRAYTKRCKIWASRGFPSMRNAGVKKVDCLLGKVFFRGLVPTGDEANTLRMIVAMCGIFAVHGLEKPANDRARFIACSKKQRHRGPDWSGCYVGQQSVLVHERLAIVGVDTGAQPLISEDGKIILAVNGEIYNYIALRNSVGPDVKFKTHSDCEVIIPLYRKHGKELCNMLDGMFSFVLLDESVTPSRIIAARDPIGITTLYQGWSSKRPGAVFFSSELKALAEECDKIISFPPGHVYDSQDDSTTRYFQPTWWGGDVEGPNASIPTSPADLTQIRETLEAAVRKRLMSEVPYGVLLSGGLDSSLIAAIAARETEKVAQAQYEIRKRKLQEATSGPATPTGQLINEEATLAAWPQLHSFSIGLENSPDLLAARKAAHFLGTVHHEYVFTVQEGLDAIPEVIYHLETYDVTTVRASTPMYLLSRKIKAMGVKMVLSGEGSDEIFGGYLYFHAAPDPDSFHQECVRRVKNLHTSDCLRANKSTMAWGLEARVPFLDKAFLEVAMNVDPKQKTFSKGSSQEVDEDGCPKMEKYILRKAFDCSPDGKPYLPKSILWRQKEQFSDGVGYSWIDGMKEHASQTVSDEAFAKRAERWSTDVPETKEAYLIREIFDGLFPTEAAASTAVRWIPRGDWGCASDPSGRSVSIHNAAYGTD from the exons ATGAGCGGTCCTTTCGTCTATGTGCCCCCGGTTAATCCAGTCAACTATCCTCCATCCCCAGTTCACTACCACAATAGTCCTTACCTTGCCTCGTTTTACACCGACCCAAACTCCCCGTTTATCCCACCCTTATCTCTCAGTGGAAATGCCTCCCCATATCAGTCACCAAACACGCTCAATTCTCCACTACCTACCGTTCTTACACCCAATGCTGTTCCATTTCCCGCATCGTCATCCGGTTCAGCATTTGCGCCAGAAAACCCTTGGAATAGAGAACGTAGGGTATCGTGGAATGGCAGTGTCGCCGCACCCACCGTGCCAAATTCGAGTTGGCTGCAGCCTCCCATGTACCATTACCGGAGGCGGTCAGATGCAGCCGCTTTTCCTTTTCAGCAACCTGTAGACTGGACTTCCCTTTCTCCGTATGCTCCATACAGGACTGAGCTTGTGCAGCAGTCTTTCATCCACCCGCTGCTCAATGCCGAGGACCGTAGGAACGACCTTATTCTTGACATGTCCTGTCCGTCCTTTGCGCCAATGAGAAATATAGGGAACAACCAAACAGCACCCATAACTCCCGAAGAATTGAACCAGCTTGCCTTTTATCCACAGGCGTACGGCGCCCATATTTATTGCGAATTAATCCCCGATCTACCTATTGATATCAGATACAGACCCCTTCCCGGCTACTCACCGATTGCACCCCCACTTAAGGTTGGAGATATTTTGGCCGCAATATGGAATGACATGCAACTTGGGATATCGCAAGAAATGTGGGCGAGTTTAGATGAAAACCGTGAGCTTATGATTTCTCGGGCATATACGAAAAGATGTAAGATATGGGCGTCGAGAGGATTCCCGTCAATGCGCAATGCAGGTGTGAAGAAAGTCGATTGTCTACTAGGGAAAGTGTTTTTCAGGGGCCTGGTACCAACTGGGGACGAGGCTAACACTTTGAGGATGATTGTTGC TATGTGTGGAATTTTCGCAGTTCATGGTCTTGAAAAGCCTGCCAACGACAGAGCTCGTTTCATCGCTTGTTCTAAGAAACAGCGCCACCGTGGGCCTGATTGGTCGGGTTGCTACGTCGGGCAGCAGTCGGTCTTAGTTCATGAGCGCCTTGCTATTGTCGGTGTTG ACACCGGAGCGCAGCCGTTGATCAGTGAGGACGGAAAGATCATCCTCGCTGTTAATGGAGAAATCTACAACTACATTGCTCTTCGCAACAGCGTTGGCCCTGATGTTAAATTCAAGACGCATTCTGACTGCGAAGTTATTATCCCCCTG TATCGCAAACATGGTAAAGAATTGTGCAACATGCTCGATGGCATGTTCTCGTTTGTTCTCCTGGACGAATCCGTCACCCCTTCACGTATCATTGCTGCTCGTGATCCTATTGGGATTACTACCCTTTACCAAGGCTGGAGTTCGAAGCGTCCAGGAGCTGTATTCTTCTCTTCAGAACTCAAAGCTCTCGCCGAGGAATGCGATAAGATTATCTCATTCCCACCTGGCCACGTTTACGACAGCCAGGATGACTCTACCACTCGTTACTTCCAACCTACCTGGTGGGGCGGAGATGTCGAAGGACCGAACGCCTCCATTCCTACATCGCCTGCTGACTTGACCCAAATCCGTGAGACCCTCGAAGCTGCCGTAAGGAAGCGCCTAATGTCGGAGGTGCCCTATGGTGTTCTTCTTAGTGGTGGACTGGACAGCAGCTTGATTGCAGCCATTGCCGCAAGAGAGACAGAGAAAGTTGCCCAGGCGCAATATGAAATTCGCAAGCGTAAGCTGCAAGAAGCCACCAGCGGACCTGCAACCCCTACAGGTCAATTGATCAACGAGGAAG CCACCCTCGCTGCATGGCCCCAACTGCACTCCTTCTCAATCGGTCTTGAGAACTCTCCCGATCTTCTTGCGGCCAGGAAAGCTGCACACTTCTTGGGTACCGTACACCATGAATACGTTTTCACCGTTCAGGAAGGTTTGGATGCTATCCCTGAGGTCATTTACCATCTTGAGACGTACGATGTCACCACCGTTCGCGCCAGTACCCCCATGTACCTCCTCAGCCGTAAGATCAAGGCTATGGGAGTCAAAATGGTTCTCAGTGGCGAAGGAAGTGACGAAATTTTTGGAGGATACCTGTACTTCCATGCCGCTCCTGACCCCGATTCCTTCCACCAAGAATGTGTGCGTCGTGTGAAGAACCTACACACTTCTGATTGTCTTCGTGCCAACAA GTCAACGATGGCATGGGGCTTGGAGGCACGCGTTCCCTTCCTTGATAAGGCATTCTTGGAAGTCGCTATGAACGTCGATCCCAAGCAGAAGACGTTCAGTAAGGGCTCGAGCCAAGAAGTTGACGAAGATGGCTGCCCCAAGATGGAGAAG TACATTTTGAGAAAAGCATTCGATTGCTCCCCCGATGGCAAG CCCTATCTTCCCAAGTCGATCCTATGGCGTCAAAAAGAGCAGTTCTCAGACGGAGTCGGTTATTCATGGATTGATGG CATGAAAGAGCATGCTAGTCAGACCGTGTCCGATGAAGCCTTTGCCAAACGAGCGGAGCGATGGTCTACCGACGTTCCCGAAACCAAAGAGGCTTACCTTATTCGCGAAATTTTCGATG GATTGTTCCCTACAGAAGCGGCTGCCAGTACCGCTGTCCG GTGGATACCTCGAGGAGACTGGGGATGTGCTTCAGATCCCAGTGGCCGTAGCGTCAGCATACACAACGCAGCGTACGGAACAGATTAA
- a CDS encoding Pre-mRNA-splicing ATP-dependent RNA helicase PRP28, which produces MNGHRSEPLSIENLLQKQREEKEAASKPKFLTKEERAKLAIAKRAQEIKEERERNEAARRDREALEREAEELAQRERNSRYGGGGSSGGRYQDRYQDRDSRDNRDGRGDRGGRKDREAPRGGRPSAQDDRRTRDGYQNVPTGPRAERAKTSNGSTDVAMSNSMPPPPAPTSDLTNDSESYVPPMTDNDISAIRSRYLGVDKKKRKIRKMNDRKFVFDWDTQDDTFTDDSPVAVGSNRQGAQVMFGRGRLAGMDDGGGSGPRKSSSTANGVQLADAMERRNAAKAGYDDRHWTEKPLSEMKERDWRIFREDFSISARGGAIPHPLRSWKESTIPEAILECIERIGYKEPSPIQRQAIPIGLQNRDIIGIAETGSGKTAAFVIPMLAFISNLPPFTDEIRHLGPYALIMAPTRELAQQIESEARKFASPLGFRCVSIVGGRAVEEQQFNLREGAEIIIATPGRLKDVIERRVLVLSQCRYVVMDEADRMVHLGFENDLTFILDALPSETMQGEDQGEQMDVDGETLVKKGRTRVTTLFSATMPAAVERLARKYLKKPAVITIGEAGRAVDTVEQRVEFVNGEEKKKQKLLEILNSGLYASPIIVFVNQKKTADMVAKDLSRAGWSAATLHSGKNQEQREASLQSLRSGESDVLVATDLAGRGIDVQDVSLVINFQMASTIEAYVHRIGRTGRAGKMGVAITFLTNDDDEVMYDLRQEISKSPVSKVPPELAKHEAAQHKVSREMKRKRDADDLG; this is translated from the exons ATGAACGGACATCGTTCAGAACCGCTCTCAATAGAGAACCTTCTTCAAAAACAAAGGGAGGAAAAAGAGGCTGCATCCAAG CCTAAATTCTTGACTAAAGAGGAGCGTGCTAAGCTTGCAATAGCTAAGAGAGCTCAGGAAATCAAAGAGGAACGAGAGAGGAATGAAGCCGCTCGTCGGGACCGCGAAGCGCTAGAACGAGAGGCGGAGGAGCTCGCTCAGCGCGAGAGGAACAGTAGGTACGGTGGCGGAGGAAGCAGCGGCGGTCGAT ACCAAGATCGATATCAAGACCGAGATAGCAGGGATAATAGAGATGGTAGGGGGGATCGAGGGGGGAGGAAAGACCGAGAGGCGCCTCGAGGTGGCAGACCTTCAGCGCAAGACGACAGACGCACTCGCGACGGGTACCAAAACGTACCCACCGGGCCTCGCGCTGAACGAGCAAAGACATCTAATGGCTCTACAGACGTTGCCATGTCCAACTCGATGCCTCCGCCTCCAGCGCCGACCTCTGATCTCACTAACGATTCCGAGTCATACGTACCCCCAATGACTGACAACGATATTTCCGCTATCCGGTCCCGGTATCTTGGTGTTGACAAAAAGAAGCGGAAAATCCGCAAAATGAACGATAGGAAGTTTGTCTTTGACTGGGATACGCAGGATGACACCTTTACCGACGATTCACCCGTAGCCGTTGGAAGCAATCGTCAGGGTGCTCAAGTCATGTTTGGACGAGGAAGGTTGGCGGGAATGGACGATGGTGGGGGTAGTGGCCCGCGGAAGAGCTCGAGTACGGCTAATGGTGTTCAGTTGGCGGATGCAATGGAACGCAGGAATGCTGCCAAAGCTGGATACGACGATAGACATTGGACAGAGAAACCTCTTTCAGAGATGAAAGAACGCGACTGGCGTATCTTTAGGGAGGATTTCAGTATATCCGCCAGAG GCGGTGCTATCCCTCATCCTCTACGTTCTTGGAAAGAATCTACTATTCCAGAGGCAATATTGGAATGTATTGAGCGTATAGGTTACAAAGAACCGTCGCCCATTCAGAGACAAGCCATCCCTATTGGACTCCAGAACCGCGATATCATCGGTATCGCCGAAACAG GTTCGGGTAAAACTGCAGCTTTCGTTATCCCTATGCTGGCTTTCATTTCAAACCTGCCGCCCTTTACTGACGAAATCCGCCATCTCGGTCCATATGCCCTGATCATGGCACCGACGCGTGAATTGGCGCAGCAAATTGAAAGCGAAGCACGCAAGTTTGCCTCACCTCTAGGATTCAGGTGTGTTTCTATTGTTGGAGGA CGCGCGGTCGAAGAACAACAATTTAATCTTCGAGAGGGTGCTGAAATCATTATTGCTACCCCCGGTCGTTTGAAGGATGTCATCGAGCGCCGTGTTTTAGTCTTGTCGCAATGTCGATATGTAGTGATGGACGAAGCGGACCGCATGGTGCATCTCGGATTCGAGAATGACCTGACCTTTATCCTTGATGCGCTCCCTAGCGAAACGATGCAAGGAGAAGACCAGGGAGAGCAAATGGACGTGGACGGAGAGACGCTTGTGAAAAAGGGACGTACTCGTGTGACCACGCTGTTCTCGGCCACGATGCCAGCTGCTGTGGAACGCCTTGCGCGGAAATATCTGAAAAAACCTGCCGTAATTACGATCGGTGAGGCAGGACGTGCGGTGGATACGGTCGAACAACGTGTGGAGTTTGTCAAcggagaagaaaagaagaa GCAAAAGTTGCTGGAAATTCTCAACAGCGGGCTGTACGCATCCCCTATTATCGTGTTTGTCAACCAAAAGAAGACGGCAGATATGGTTGCCAAAGATCTATCCCGGGCAGGC TGGAGCGCTGCAACGCTGCATTCAGGCAAAAATCAAGAACAGCGAGAGGCGTCACTGCAATCGTTGCGCAGTGGCGAATCGGATGTTCTCGTGGCTACAGATCTGGCGGGACGTGGTATCGATGTGCAGGACGTTAGTTTGGTTATCAATTTCCAGATGGCGAGCACAATTGAAGCCTACGTGCATCGTATCG GGCGTACTGGACGCGCTGGTAAGATGGGAGTGGCGATTACGTTCCTTAcaaacgatgatgatgaagtcAT GTACGATTTGAGACAAG AAATTTCCAAGAGCCCAGTATCGAAAGTGCCACCCGAGCTGGCTAAACACGAAGCGGCGCAACATAAAGTGTCGCGGGAGATGAAGCGCAAGCGGGATGCGGACGATCTCGGATAG
- a CDS encoding Syntaxin-like protein psy1, which produces MAYRDRLAASRAQREQPIELSGIPQVQTPVTASTPGGGLSDLAAFLAEDTSIQNGIQQMRDNVAQIAALRTQSLNAIDDSTHNAGRIDELTSETRVLMQELKERIRQMESTPSRHDVQLRNNRLAVLRTKFLEALQDYQREEQESRAKAKQRVERQLLIVKPDATREEVAAAIDGGGGQQIFAQALTNSTRYGESRAAYREVQERQEDLKRVERTLAELAQLFSDMATLVEQQDAVINNVEQTAQNVTVDTRKALENTDQAVVHARSYRRSRWICFGIFVLVLVILAIVLGVVFGRK; this is translated from the exons ATGGCTTACAGGGATCGTCTGGCCGCCTCACGG GCACAGAGGGAGCAGCCAATCGAGCTTTCGGGCATCCCACAAGTCCAAACTCCCGTGACTGCAAGTACTCCTGGTGGGGGTCTCTCAGATCTGGCGGCGTTCCTGGCAGAG GACACCTCAATACAGAATGGAATCCAGCAGATGAGGGACAATGTCGCCCAGATTGCAGCTCTGCGAACACAATCTTTAAACGCCATTGATGACTCCACCCACAACGCGGGAAGAATAGACGAATTGACCAGTGAAACACGTGTTCTGATGCAGGAACTAAAAGAAAGGATTCGTCAAATGGAGAGCACACCGTCTAGGCATGATGTGCAACTGCGGAATAACAGG TTGGCCGTCCTTCGGACAAAATTTCTTGAAGCGCTGCAAGACTATCAACGCGAAGAGCAGGAAAGTCGAGCAAAAGCGAAACAGAGGGTGGAAAGGCAATTGCTAATTG TCAAGCCTGACGCGACGCGTGAAGAAGTTGCCGCTGCTATTGATGGCGGAGGTGGACAACAGATATTTGCCCAAGCA TTGACCAATTCGACACGGTATGGCGAGTCTCGAGCCGCGTATAGGGAGGTTCAGGAACGACAAGAAGACTTAAAAAGAGTAGAGCGCACTTTGGCCGAATTAGCTCAACTGTTTTCCGAC ATGGCAACTCTTGTGGAACAACAAGACGCGGTCATTAACAATGTTGAGCAGACTGCCCAAAACGTAACAGTGGATACCAGAAAAGC ACTCGAAAATACTGACCAAGCAGTTGTACATG CCCGATCTTACCGTAGGAGTCGATGGATATGCTTTGGAATTTTCGTGCTTGTTTTAGTCATCCTCGCAATTGTTCTCGGTGTTGTCTTTGGGAGGAAATAG
- a CDS encoding RhoGEF domain-containing protein gxcJ, producing MKAFFHRLHLGGGAKDKDRDSVNAPKEKFPPLPSWPPQETPRPTSTATVPSVASLKPLPELVPAQLSSQLSTRPLPPIHDPSPSPSHNHTSNGSASSPKQAPIPLQAEEASQESSGTTSESAGRSSRKTNGSVSISAAADVQKKVAFLSPPQTPVDFERALPDAPAAAAASTPTPVPLKTTVSRFQAVYGKEPRGSISSGGSSSKVDVATTSKQPVKAPSARNSSPYIQKPIEGSSQSLRSGTPYSQMSANTSGSRILAAQSWSEVTEDDLVSNLGMRERTRQEVLFEIISSEERYVQELVKMKDTFIDPLLHPYSMTAASAASTPNLDYDYYRSESPFESTDDLPPIAARFMSPTPSMNPPSTVNRPQSSASPRPRDAPVIDGESLETDEDDEAGDRAGTLYDTSRRPGTSTDHPRSPYRITATRSGGRASGVSVPFPSRSHMSLPPAPRNPLSTSTHSLGRQSLLIERERERERERDRKFSQGQSDSPQKGMLKKFRRSQTATEVVLGNTIAPHQLPEDLRICLEVIDSGVFDGHKRLSEALKKRYDDQFPLVRSLADVFVSNSDIFHGYATYVLHLERALEQVDAALSNVSTKKPKKQDVGEWQKVCKFLQKLEENASDKGETGLAITLSKPFQRLLKYPLLFQNLLFHTDPSTFEYESTLQMVAEVENIVRSIEDEKIQKEERDKTRDVFARIEGLDKVRQVALPKPSRVLLEERSCSLGLGPVNVNPKPASPPPINNGKAIRGKSSFKRLSDVLSSNGVGGKKDLWFVIFNDVVLQCQRIGTTSLPLVASTNSRTNSLPEFQGKAKYATTGRRNSATKPRNMYKFIKIETWDIGNVLQPREGVVAMEDMAKSRAQALSSQPRIVPLPDDDENNDDDSDDSDKKSKMSFSYWGADKVTVQKPVLKGRAGVNPRRGGGVASYGRESSANAKFGTRLVSDGSSHNPRPPSSRRTTTTPTPRRPPPPSDEGPNYARATITRPAWDTSTRTPIPNPTTKRTRNPSQVSPATRTPIASPKNPVASPAPSEDSGVGLYRQMLAKDPSFNDTS from the exons ATGAAGGCTTTTTTCCATCGCCTTCACCTAGGCGGTGGGGCTAAGGACAAGGATCGGGACTCTGTCAATGCTCCAAAAGAGAAATTTCCCCCTCTACCTTCTTGGCCCCCCCAGGAGACCCCAAGGCCCACCTCAACTGCAACGGTCCCTTCTGTAGCCTCCTTGAAGCCCCTTCCCGAGCTTGTTCCTGCCCAGCTATCCTCCCAGCTCTCTACTCGTCCATTGCCCCCAATTCATGATccttccccctccccatcTCATAATCACACATCCAATGGCAGCGCTTCTTCTCCAAAACAAGCACCGATCCCATTGCAGGCAGAAGAGGCCTCTCAGGAATCATCTGGAACTACTTCGGAATCAGCAGGACGGAGCTCTCGAAAAACAAATGGCTCCGTGAGTATCAGCGCAGCAGCAGATGTGCAGAAGAAAGTAGCTTTCTTATCTCCTCCTCAGACACCAGTCGATTTCGAACGAGCCCTTCCTGATgcacctgctgctgctgctgcttcgaCCCCAACACCTGTACCCCTCAAAACGACGGTGTCGCGTTTCCAGGCTGTGTATGGCAAGGAACCACGCGGCTCTATCTCGAGTGGAGGTTCATCTTCCAAAGTTGATGTTGCAACTACAAGTAAACAACCTGTAAAAGCTCCTTCCGCTCGCAATTCCTCTCCTTACATTCAGAAACCTATTGAAGGTTCATCTCAGTCTCTTCGCTCTGGCACTCCCTATTCACAAATGTCCGCCAACACCAGCGGAAGTCGAATTCTCGCTGCTCAGTCATGGAGTGAGGTAACAGAAGATGATCTAGTTTCGAACCTCGGTATGCGTGAGCGTACACGACAGGAAGTGTTGTTCGAAATTATTTCCAGTGAAGAAAG ATATGTTCAAGAGCTCGTCAAAATGAAAGATACCTTTATTGATCCATTACTTCACCCTTATTCAATGactgctgcttctgctgccTCCACCCCAAATTTGGATTACGATTATTACCGTTCAGAGTCGCCATTTGAATCCACCGACGATCTTCCCCCCATCGCTGCACGATTCATGTCTCCAACACCCTCAATGAATCCACCGTCCACCGTGAATCGCCCTCAGAGCTCTGCTTCTCCCCGACCTAGAGACGCTCCTGTGATCGATGGGGAATCACTGGAAActgacgaagatgatgaggCTGGTGATAGAGCAGGGACATTGTACGACACTTCCAGAAGGCCAGGAACAAGTACTGACCATCCACGTTCGCCGTATCGCATTACGGCAACGCGTTCTGGTGGTCGTGCGAgtggtgtttcggtcccaTTTCCTTCTCGTTCACATATGTCTCTCCCTCCTGCTCCCCGCAACCCATTGTCAACCTCCACACATTCGCTGGGTCGACAATCACTGCTCATTGAACGTGAGCGAGAGCGGGAACGAGAACGCGATCGTAAATTCAGTCAAGGTCAATCGGATTCACCGCAGAAAGGTATGCTCAAGAAATTCAGACGCAGCCAAACGGCCACAGAAGTAGTTCTTGGAAACACAATCGCTCCACATCAACTTCCAGAAGATCTACGTATTTGTCTAGAAGTGATTGATAGCGGTGTGTTTGATGGCCATAAGCGATTGTCAGAAGCTCTTAAAAAGCGTTATGATGATCAGTTCCCGCTAGTGCGGTCACTTGCAGATGTTTTCGTGTCAAAT TCGGACATTTTCCATGGTTATGCCACATATGTCCTTCACTTGGAGCGCGCCCTTGAACAAGTCGATGCTGCTCTTTCAAATGTTTCTACGAAGAAACCCAAGAAACAGGATGTTGGAGAATGGCAAAAAGTTTGCAAGTTTCTCCAAAAATTAGAGGAGAACGCATCCGATAAAGGCGAGACGGGTTTGGCCATCACCTTGTCTAAACCCTTCCAAAGGTTGCTGAAATACCCACTGTTGTTCCAAAATCTGCTCTTTCATACGGATCCCAGTACGTTTGAGTACGAGAGTACTTTACAGATGGTTGCGGAAGTGGAAAATATCGTCAGGAGTATTGAGGACGAGAAAATTCAAAAGGAAGAGCGTGATAAGACAAGAGATGTCTTTGCCCGCATTGAAGGGTTGGACAAAGTTCGACAAGTTGCATTGCCTAAGCCTTCGCGTGTCCTGCTGGAAGAGAGGTCGTGTTCGCTTGGTCTTGGTCCCGTCAACGTTAACCCAAAGCCAGCATCGCCGCCACCTATTAATAACGGGAAAGCAATCAGAGGGAAATCGTCTTTCAAACGCCTTAGTGACGTTCTTTCGTCCAACGGTGTGGGCGGCAAGAAAGACCTTTGGTTTGTCATTTTCAACGATGTTGTATTACAATGTCAGCGCATAGGCACAACATCGTTACCGCTAGTTGCATCAACCAATTCGCGCACAAATTCATTGCCAGAGTTCCAAGGAAAGGCAAAGTATGCTACCACTGGCCGCCGCAACTCAGCAACTAAACCCCGTAATATGTATAAATTTATTAAG ATTGAAACTTGGGATATTGGAAATGTCTTGCAACCTCGCGAAGGTGTGGTTGCAATGGAAGA CATGGCTAAATCTCGAGCCCAAGCTTTATCTAGTCAACCTAGGATTGTGCCCTTACCGGATGATGACGAAAATAACGACGATGACTCCGATGACTCTGAcaagaagagcaaaatgagTTTCTCGTATTGGGGAGCAGACAAAGTAACGGTTCAAAAACCTGTGTTGAAAGGGCGGGCAGGAGTAAATCCACGAAGAGGTGGCGGGGTAGCTTCGTATGGCAGAGAATCATCCGCAAATGCCAAGTTTGGGACACGACTGGTATCGGATGGCTCCTCACATAATCCCCGCCCACCGTCGAGCCGCAGAACCACAACAACGCCGACACCACGCcggccaccaccaccttctGATGAAGGGCCTAATTATGCCCGAGCAACTATCACACGACCTGCTTGGGATACTAGCACCCGAACTCCTATTCCTAATCCCACTACTAAACGTACCCGCAATCCTTCGCAAGTAAGCCCGGCCACGAGAACCCCTATCGCCTCGCCTAAAAATCCAGTTGCATCCCCTGCCCCATCCGAAGATTCTGGTGTTGGCTTGTACCGACAGATGCTCGCTAAGGATCCCTCTTTCAATGATACCTCCTGA